GTGGACTTTAtaccagcatcctacaggccaaatatctaGTACAAATGTATCTAGGCCGCTCTATAGTTATTGACAAatcctttaaagattttagccttttaaCGATTAAACATGCATCTGATACGTAATTATTGTCatctttaatatacatgtattttcattacACTGTTACGGTGATTTTTTTggatgtataactttacaaaaaCAGCGAGTAAAATTTTCATATGATTTTCACATGAAAATCACAACGTTATAATGCAAAAAATCAttagattttggttttcgtccacggaTAAGTCGCACTCcgattttcagagaaaaaagtctcttatgtatttatcaaaaaaatTGCTTAGAATATATAATAGTCAATGTCTATCAATGCAAGTTAAGAAAGCTTTTAAGACTTCACCTTAGCATTCTGCCGGCCCAAGTCTCTATGTGTCCCAgattttagcctgtttgaccccgtgaccttaaatgaagttTAGGGTCATATAGGTGAACAAATATTATAAACCTTTATTCCAAACAGGCCCAATATcgttcattttaacaaacttggttaCATTTCATCGAAGCATGCTACAGCTATAGCTATGTATCAGTTCTTTCAGATTATTTGGGGTTATTGAGAAAATGTTGTTAAGTGAACTGGAGTGGATGAAGCACAATGGCAATATAGGTCATTGTGACTTAAAAATTAAGAACATAAGAgcttaaatgaaattaatatttgcaAATGAAATAGAACAAAGAAATTGTAAGGTATTAATAATTTCAGTCTGTATTTTAGTTAAGATTTTTTAAATCAAGGCAAGTGAACTTGAGCTCTCATAATTGGAAGAAGGTGCTTATAGGGAGAAGAGGTGCTTATTGTGTCAAACATGGTTttcaatatcataaaataattaatttttatttgttttcatactaaatccaactctctgattggcagattctttttcttcttatATTATGAAGAAAAATTCCGAGAATGGCGTGGAAATCTgacgtaatcatgacgtcacaatagagacgtcgatgttgcgtattgatttaaaaaaaaattatccattggaaaatcaaaagaattgtacgtttaaacgtactaTATGTTACCAATTATAATGTCTGAAAAGTTGATTATAAGCATtgattatactgttttttaacttcatatgggtataaaattaattttgtttgcaaacttttgtgagaatccccCACAGTTTGAATCCGTCtcttacactactaaacaccgcGAGACGCTTATGACGGATAAAAACGTTTTCACAATACTTGTCTATCCACGAAACAGCTTTTTGCAAACAAAATGCACAAACACAAAGCGCTGCGCTTCTTTCATATCCCCATATTAAGtcaaaaaatagtaacatcaatgcttaaataattcaaaataataagtATCTTTCTGTTTCTGCAACAAATGATTCAGAATCTTATAACCAACAaacaaataagattttattGAAGACACATATTCCACACAAACTTAAACAATGATCCCTTTTGTTCAAAGCAGGTTTATACAGTTCAGTTTTGTTTATAATAGAAGCAATACATAACAACCTAATCAAAATAGTCTTTTCTGTCAGATATATTTTCCTTTAATCAAATATGCATTTATCGTTTTTATGTATCATTTtcctgaataaaaaaaaaataattgttttaattgataaagATCTACTACTATCCCACTTTGATACTCAGATCACAAGTGAGATCTATATCTTAGCACACTTCATTCTGATTGTATTTCAAATTTGCAATTTGTAGCACaagaatattataatacatagatagtattatttaaataatttaaacgAGTCCTAGAATTCATCGGGACTACATATTTACTATACAAATTGCACCAGGTAGTCTCATATCATATCACATTATCCATtagttaaaaaaatacaatttttggAGTAAATATCTAAAAGATGTTATGTATGTGGTCACTTTCTAGCCATGCTGCTTCTTGTTTCAACCTATCATCATCTTTGGTGACCTTGAGAAATCGAGCTCCACTAGCCACCGCAAGAACGAGGAGGAGAAGGCAGAGGACGAAGATCATCCTGTTGCCATGTTGGAAAATATCCTCATGTAATAACATCAATATGACACAGGCAATAAGGTTTATAGGAACACGGAACCAGTTAATTACACCCCAACGATGAGTATCTGGAATGATTCGACTCCGGAGATGTCCCATGGCTGGGAAATATATTCCCACAGCGACCTCGAATAATGTTAGAGCAGAGAAAGAGAGTGATGTGTCTCTTTTTTCTGGATGAGTGGAAATAATGAGAAGCAGGTTAGCTACAACTGCCATTGCTATAGACAACATGAGTAACACAGAGGGCTGGAAACGTCTTGATGTTGACACTATGTTGAAAAATCCTTGTCCTACTAAAATACTTGCCATAAAACTTGAAAACACAATTCCAAGTGAAGGATTTCCAGCTTGTAGGATGGGTGTCCAAagaaatatcacaatataaATGACACTTTCAAATAGAGCCTCAATAGCGCCAAGCATGAATATTTCCTCTTTTGTTACAATCATCTTAAACCCTTCTCCACATaactttttaaatttcattttgttaacACTGTAGTTTTCTGTCCAGTGGGCCGATACCATAATGCCAGAAAAGATAAGGAACGGAATGGCAAGCATATATGGAGCAACTGGTCCCAGCCCTAGACCTTCTGATACCAAGTTAGAGGAAACACCAGCAAGTACTGCCAAAACACCATTCCACGTGGAGGCTTTGGCAAATGTGACAGATATCCACTCTTTTGGGAAGTCGTGTGTTTCTAAATGTTCATGAATGTACCAGGCTTCAAATGCAGAAAACAACACAGACGTAGCGATACCGCCGATGATTCTTCCTATCAGTAAAATACCGTAACCGGTAGACAGTTTCATTAAACAGGATACAGAGTATAGAactgtaaacaacaaacaaagcTTTTTACGTCCAAATTGATCTGCTGCAATTGGGGTCCATGTTCCAAGGATAATCGTTGAAGCGAATCCCACAGCATACAGAGTTGCTATCTGTGGCTCTTGGTAGCCATAG
The DNA window shown above is from Argopecten irradians isolate NY chromosome 8, Ai_NY, whole genome shotgun sequence and carries:
- the LOC138329147 gene encoding molybdate-anion transporter-like — translated: MIAITYITFFIMLCLCGGFQFLAYRRRKDFSEGNNPQFLKFQRGYFAAYLMAVFADWLQGPYLYKLYSYYGYQEPQIATLYAVGFASTIILGTWTPIAADQFGRKKLCLLFTVLYSVSCLMKLSTGYGILLIGRIIGGIATSVLFSAFEAWYIHEHLETHDFPKEWISVTFAKASTWNGVLAVLAGVSSNLVSEGLGLGPVAPYMLAIPFLIFSGIMVSAHWTENYSVNKMKFKKLCGEGFKMIVTKEEIFMLGAIEALFESVIYIVIFLWTPILQAGNPSLGIVFSSFMASILVGQGFFNIVSTSRRFQPSVLLMLSIAMAVVANLLLIISTHPEKRDTSLSFSALTLFEVAVGIYFPAMGHLRSRIIPDTHRWGVINWFRVPINLIACVILMLLHEDIFQHGNRMIFVLCLLLLVLAVASGARFLKVTKDDDRLKQEAAWLESDHIHNIF